The following is a genomic window from Pelodiscus sinensis isolate JC-2024 chromosome 12, ASM4963464v1, whole genome shotgun sequence.
CCTGGGTAGGGTCAGAGGAAGGGCCGAGGTGAGCCCGTGAGACccgggggggaagaagcagcccagggcggggacgcggaccctgagagcaggggagtttaggggtctcgaccccccctgctaggtgggggagtctttttccccgaccttagggccctgggctggggtccggagagagggcgggcccggacccccttcccccaaccgcctaacCAAACCAAGCAGAGTCGGGCGTGTTAAGGCGTCGACATTCAGAGAACCGAggggggggcggacgtaagcccctccgcacagggggGAGAAcccctacacgtggtggagaatgtgggcatagtgGACCCCGAAACGGGGGTTCGGATAAGAGAAAAGGATTAACAAAGTCTTGATTGTCAGGAGACAATGGAAGCCAACAAAATTCTGGAATGGTGGACCGAGACCCAGAAGGtacaacagcagcaacagatgCAGGTGCTGCAACAGCTCCTCAACCAGCTCCAGGAGCGTCAGGAGCAGATGGCGCGAGGCGCACCAGTGACGGTACCGGGGACAGTAGCAGggtctggaggaggagagggggtcggCACCCAATTGCCCATACGGCTAACGAAACTAGGGCCGAAAGATGACCCCGAGGCATTCCTGGTTACGTTCGAGAGGGTGGCCGCCGCCGCGAAGTGGCCACCCGAGCATTGGGCCACCCTCCTCGCACCTTACCTATCAGGGCCGGCCCAGCTAGCATACCGAGGGATGTCCGCCAGCGATGCCTTATGTTACTATAAGGTTAAAGAGGCTATTCTGGACCAATTAGGGGTGACTCCCGAGACCCACCGCCGGCGGTTTAGAGAGGCCAGGTATGACTCCCGCGAGCGACCACGGGCGGTGGCACAACGGGTTAAGGAAGCGGGGATGAGATGGCTGGAACCAGAGACGAAGACGGGGGCTCAGGTGGCGGACCTCGTGATACTTGAACAATATGTCAGCATCCTCCCCGTGGAAGGGCAGCGGTGGGTACGGCGGCACCTTCCGGAGACCTTGGATGAAGCGGTGACCCTCATGGAACACTACTTAGCCGCAGAGGGGCCAGAGGGGAAAGGAACCGCTGGGGCACCGAGAGAACCCCGAAGGAGCGAGACGGGGATGGGTAAGCCCACGGGAGCCCAACGGGCCGCGGAAAGCGCCGGGGGTTCCCTGGGCCCCCTCCCGACGAGGAGATTGGCACCCCGGTGGAACCGGCCGACCGGTGAGGCCAGGGGAGACCGGGCGACCGAAATAGGGCCGGGCACCCCGCCACCCGAGGGAGCTCCGAAGGTGGTCTGCTACCAGTGCGGCCAAGAGGGCCATTATAAGCGGGACTGCAccctgatggactgcaccttCGGGCAGAGGCGTGCTGGGAGCACGGACGGGAAGGCGGCCGGCGCAGCGCAGGTAATTAAACGACTGTGGGTTAATGGGAACCCGGTGGAGGCCATCCTCGACTCGGGATGCGGGCAAACCATCGTCCGAAGGGACGTAATACTCCCAGGGTGGGCCCGGGGTGCCCCCATAGCCCTCCGGTGCGTCCACGGAGATATTCATTACTACCCTACGACCCGGGTACGGATAGGGGACGGGGAGTTGGAAGGAGACTGTGTAGTCGCCGTCGGCCCTAAGTTAGCGTACCCCCTCCTGCTGGGGCGGGATTGGCCCGGCCTGAAGCGACTCCTAGGACAGTGGGACAGAGGAACCCAGCCTAAAAGGGAGCCAGAAACAGGGCAGGGGACCTTGGTAGCCCAAGGAGAGCAAGATGAGGGGGGGGCCGAGCCAGCACGGACTCCGGACGCCGAGACACCGCCCACCGGCCGTCTTGACGTAGAAGAAGGGGACTTCCTCACTCAACAACGCGAGGACCCCACACTACGGGCGGCCTGGGAGCAGGTGTGCACTACAAGCGAGCCACAGGAGGGGGACCCGCCTAACCAGCCGGACGGGCCGCGATTCGAGGTAAAAGACAACCGCCTGTACCGGGTGGCCCCGGGGGAACTCCCTGGGGAAGAAAGGTGGCAGCTGTTGGTCCCAAGACCGTACCGGTGGAAGGTCCTGGAATTGGCCCACGAACACCCGTGGGCCGGGCACCTGggcagggaaaaaacccaacagaaaaTACTCCAGAGATTCTATTGGCCGGGGGTGTACCAGGAGGTTAAGAATTTCTgtaactcctgcccccagtgtcAAAGAACAGccgggggccgggtcccgccagctcccctggtgcccctgccggtggtagggaccccctttgagAGGGTAGCATTAGACCTGGTAGGTCCGCTCGAGAAATCTGGGCGTGGACATAATTACATCCTGGTCATCGTAGATTACGCCACCCGGTGCCCCGAGGCAGTGCCCCTGAAAAGAGCCACCGCCCCCGCCATAGCGGAGGCATTAGTTAAGCTATTCTCATGGGTCGGGCTGCCCAGGGAGTTATTGACAGACCAGGGGACGAATTTAACGTCGAAGGTTATGACGGAACTGTGTAAGGTCTTGCAGATCAGGAAGCTCCGGACGTCGGTATATCACCCCCAAACCGATGGGCTGGTGGAACGATTCAACCGCACATTGAAGGGGATGCTGCGGAAGTTCGCACAGGATGAACCCCGGGAATGGGATAAGCTGCTGCCTGCACTGATGTTCGCCGCCAGAGAGGTACCGCAGGCATCGCTCGGGTACTCCCCCTTCGAGCTGTTATACGGGCGGCGACCGCGGGGGATCCTGGACCTcgtaaaggagggatgggaaacgTCAGTGTCACCTGCCTTGGGGGCCGCCCAGTACGTACAGAAACTGAGGGGAACCCTCCACGACCTAGCGGGCCGGGCCCGAGTGAACCTAGAGAAGGCTCAAGAAGGGCAGAAGGCCTACTATGATAGAAAGGCGCAGGTGAGGGAGTTCGAACCAGGCGAACAGGTTCTACTATTGCTGCCCAGCGGGGAGTCTAAGCTCCTGGCCCACTGGCAGGGACCCTTCCGGGTAATCAGGAAACTTGGCCCGGTTGACTACGAGGTTCGGGTAGACGGGAACCGCCGGGCAACCCAAATTTATCATGTCAACCTCTTAAAGAAGTGGCATCCACGGGAGGCCCTCCTGATCGACCCTCGGGACACTGACATTGAACTGGGGCCGTGGGGGGAGCCGGAGGTGAGGATCGAGGGCATACGGGTCGGAGAAGAGCTCCCGGGCCCAAAGCGAGAACAGTTGCACCACCTTCTCGACCAGTTCAGGACGGTACTAACCAGCCGACCCGGACAGACCTCGTTGGTACAACACAAGATCGAGACTGAACCCGGCAGAGTGGTAAGAGACAATATGCGCCCCCTTCCCCGGAAGTTATGGGGCACGGTGAAGGAAAAACTCCAAGCCATGTTGGAGTGGGGGGTCATACAGGAATCGCGTAGTGAATGGCGAAGCCCCATTGTTTTGGTACCCAAAACAGATGGATCAACGAGGTTCTGCATTGACTTCCGCAAAGTCAACGCGATCTCGCGATTTGATGCATACCCCATGCCGCGGATAGATGAGCTACTGGGACGCCTGGGGAGGGCCGCCTATTTGTCGACCCTCGACTTAACgaaggggtattggcagatccccctctcccccgaagCCCAGGCGAAAACGGCGTTCGCCACCCCCTTTGGGTTGTACCAATTCAAAAACATGCcgttcggactgcacggggccgCGGCGACCTTTCAAAGACTCATGAACCAGGTCTTAAGGGACCATCAGGACTACGCCGCGGCTTACATTGATGATATCGTGATATTCAGTGAGTCCTGGGAGAAACACTTAGAGCACATTACGAGCGTATTAAGGGCACTGAGGGAAGCGGGACTCACGGCCAACCCAAAGAAATGTCAATTTGGGAGGGCCGAAGTTTCGTATCTGGGGTACACGGTAGGGAGAGGGAAGCTGAAGCCTCTAGTGGATAAGGTCCAGGCGGTACGGGAACACCCCACCCCAACGACAAAAAGGAAAGTACGGCAGTTCCTGGGATTGGCGGGTTATTATAGACGGTTTATCCCGAATTTTTCCTCCGTGGCCGCCCCACTGACAGACCTCACAAGGAAAGGACAACCCGAGAGGGTGAAGTGGACCGTGGCGTGCGACGACGCGTTTCAGGAGCTGAAAGACCGGTTGATCCGGGCCCCGGTGCTGGCCCAGCCCGACTTTAACAAACCTTTTACCTTGCAGACTGACGCGTCAGAAGTGGGGTTAGGGGCGGTACTGACgcaagaggaggagggacaggagcacCCCATCCTCTATCTGAGTCGTAAACTGTTCCCTCGGGAGAAGGGATATGCGACGATCGAAAAGGAGGCATTGGCCCTCAAGTGGGCTGTCGATTCACTAAGATACTTTCTTCTAGGCGATgaatttaccgtggtgacggaccacgccccGCTGCAATGGATGCAGCAGATGAAGGACACGAATCCACGGATCTTGAGATGGTACCTCAGCTTACAGCCATACAAATTCCGAGTCGTGCACCGCCCGGGGTCCGCCAACGGGAACGCGGACTGGCTGTCCCGGTCAGCGGGAAACACAGAGACCAGAACTGCGAGTATGGCACCAGacttaagggggaaggtgtgtggcggggtggccccgcccctcccggaaaccgccgggacGCCGCAATCGCGGGGGAAGGACTCACCCCCCGGAGGGGAGCAGAGCCCCGCTGGCCGTCCCCAAACGGGAgcgccggcacaccggccgggtaacgagccggggccggcaggcagggcagggacgggggtgccggcataccggccgggtgacgagccggggccggccggcagcgctgaaAGGGGGCGGAGCCGAGCAGGCGCAGGGGAGCCGTCAgggggaggacggccctgggaggggccggagtctgacgaggggggtgacgtcatctgcctgcgtcCGGCGGGCAACTTAAAAAGCCGCAGTGTAGCAGCCATAGGGGGGGACGCCGAGGAGACgcaccccccccccgtgagccAGCGAGTGGGCGGCAATATTGGAGGCCCTGGGTAGGGTCAGAGGAAGGGCCGAGGTGAGCCCGTGAGACccgggggggaagaagcagcccagggcggggacgcggaccctgagagcaggggagtttaggggtctcgaccccccctgctaggtgggggagtctttttccccgaccttagggccctgggctggggtccggagagagggcgggcccggacccccttcccccaaccgcctaacCAAACCAAGCAGAGTCGGGCGCGTTAAGGCGTCGACATTCAGAGAACCGAggggggggcggacgtaagcccctccgcacagggggGAGAACCCCTACAGGACCCCTTTGGACAGATGTTTCTCAGCtactgctgcttgcttgcctacctctccaagggACAGAAAAGCTTTAGCAGTGCGTGCTCTGGTGGCCCAGCTTTTGGACGCCACAGCACACTcctagccatggagccagagctgcctctgggcatgcaatggccccacactaacatgctgcagcttctgccgCACTTTGTGCAGACTGTCTTGATGGTCCTGCCCCAGCTTGACTCTGAGCTCATCAGAGAGTCTCTCTGCCTGGAtgtgggagcaaggcccttggaaccacaccccacagtggagagacaTTTCtagaggctggacaccagttttgACTGGTGGAACCGGTtgatcatggagcagtgggacaaccagcagtggctccgaaacttctgcatgtggaaggccaacttcatggagctgtgtgcctggctcacccctgccctctgatgaTGCGACACAcacctgcggcccaccatccccctggagaagcgggtcacaaTCACTgtttggaagctcgccaccccagacagctattggttggtgggcaaccagttcagcatgggaaagtccaccgatggggccctcctcatggaggcaaGGCACAGTCGGGCTTCagtcctggaaagggggaccctagagacagggatggtgggggtgtggggataggctgggggcgtgggggaagccctgtccctgggaggttgtgccatcctgccctTACACAGTTCTGATGGGGGAGTGGCCTCATGGGTGGTGGCTCCTAGGGTGgttgaggagaggagaggagggtgggCACCTTCCAAGGGCTCAAACACTTCCTCttattctctgttttctgtatttcttcttctctttctgtaggttgtgagggccatcaactctgtcCTGGCTTACAGGGTCATCTGCCTAGGAGACCTGGACTCAATCGTCacaggatttgccaccctggggttccccaactatGGGGAAGCCATTGATGaaacccacatcccaatccatgcACTGCATCATCAAGATGCCCAGTACATCAATCAAAAgggctatttctccatggtgctgcaggccctggttgaccactgtggacagttcacagacattttcatcgggtggtcgggcagggtGCACAATATCCgcattttctgaaaatccagcctctgccagaggctggaggctggcacattcttcccccagtgtGACTTGGCCTACCCTCCTACCTTCAGAGGATCCCTTGTCCTCTGTTGGCTATCTGGTTGCTCTCATGGTGggcggaggaggggcaggacttgggcTGCTGAGGGGGGGTAGATCtggaacccaccaccctgtgctccctagGTGAATGCCCTAAGTCCCTCCAGAATCCACCCCACTACCCTGCCTTCAGGGTGTcctttatcctgccttcctaatgcaggagccagctccatccctggggcagcaggcaTTAGCTGCCCAGATGCTGCCTGAGTGGGCAGGGGGATCAACCCCACTACCCCGcgctccagaggctgatgccctatcTCAGAGTTCACTGGAGATTTCATCCCACCTCTGGGACATGGCCTACCACCTAATGCCATGGATCATGAAGCCCTACTTTGGCCACCCGGACACCAGCAGGGAACAATTCAATGCACACCTCAGCCAGGCCTGAATGCCTCATGACCCAGCTCGTTGTGGGgcagcacaacatccctgaggtggtatCGGCCTGCTGTGTTCTCCATAACatcatggagaggaagggggaggccttcctaccggGTGGGGGGTCAGAAGCCAGCCAGGAAagaagggcctttgagcagccatggacagctgcaATCCACCAGGCCCATtaggtgggggtgcacatccgggagcccctgagggagagtttctctcaaggaccccagtaactctctccagagcctccccactaggggcctgtgccttgcccccctATGCtttcccagcctcccttccccccttctctgtACTCTCAATAAACACATCAGTTTTGGgttgaaaaacaaaacctttgtatttttttctcagaaaagtaactggagaaggaggaggggggctcaggcaTGTGGTgcggctggaagtgccacctcagatCTGGAGACCTTGGCGACCTCagtggtgggtggggcctgggacaacaggggtgggtgggggggtggctgAAGCAGGAGCAGGTATGCCAGGGGGTAGGTCATATTGGCGGGGTAAGCAGAGGGGGAATAGGCATAGAGGGGGGGTGGAGCACGGGgcacaggagcagggacaggagccgggtgtgccatcatttcccgGATGGTGGCATACATGTTTTCGCCCTGCCACACAAGCTGGTCTGTGATGAGGTGGCGGCGAGATCCGCCACCTCACCTGCTTGTAACTCGATTCCGCTCAATACACTGCTCAGTTCCGAATCTCCCgggtggagtggggggtccgggcccaccctcactccagaccccgacccagggccctaacaccaagAGTgtgcctctcggtggtagcagggggggctagtaccccaaacacacctgctcccgggttccACTGCCCGCCCTGGGTCCTTCTCCACTCCGCCGGCCCTTGGCCGCGCCGGTCACCCGCTGACTCCCGcgggctgcctgcctcctccgcTTCCCCCTTGCTCGGGCCTCTCGGtcgcctcctctccctcctgaccTCCTGATTCCCCTGGCTCCGACCGCCCTTCCCCGGTCGCTGCCACTCCCTTTAtgctccccctctcctccgggtTCCCCGGCGTCGCGCCCGTGACGTCATCACCGGTGCGCCCAGGCGCCGCGTGATGACGCGTCCCTCCCTCGCGCGGGCCGGCCGCGCTTGTTATCTCCCTCTCGGCTGCCCCAGTCGGCGTTAGCGAgtgacggggttgctccaccccgtcacatgGTCCCACATGCAGTTCTGCCACTTGGCATCATCCCAGACCTTCTGGGCAAGGGTTTGCTGCATGTCGTGCAGGATGGCCACATGCTCCCTCATGAGATCCTCATGGACCCTCTTCCACTTGTGGTCCTCCGGGTGCCTCCGATGGCGTGGATCATCCTTCAGCAATGGCTGGTCTgactgtggagaacaaagagggagaggtgctcagtcatccatgcagacactgtccctgaggacgtgtcctcctctgtgagcagcgaccaacagcccttgggccagagggcagggagatCCTGGGAACAAGTCCATGTGTAGCCTGCACAGTGGGCCCTACCTCACAAGGGCCCTGAAGTGCCCAGGAGACCATGCTTCCTGCTTCGCCCTAGCCAGGGGCAGCCCttgcctataggcaaactcagcagccgcctagggcgccaagttaaatggggagCCAAATTCCCTGCCATTTCCCCTTCCCTTAATGCCTGGCGTTGGCCCTGGAAGAGGAGCGCGGCGGCTTCCCTGCGCCACAAGAGGCGTGAGtcagccccagaggaggtggtgcGCGGGAGGAGGGGGTCAACCCTGGGAGATGCACGCACCGACTTCCCCACCGACTGCGGGAGGAGGGGTTGGCCCTGGGAGAGGTGCGTGCcggcttccctcgggggggggggggaatcctgggaggaggcgggtgcaggggactctctccccacACTGgctccctgttccctcttcccactcccctctctccagccactgaacttcatccccagcccccctctccccagcgatGTGGTGGTAATGGCAGTTAAAGCAGGATAGCATAACAGACTATTTtggatttgtaataataaaaattataattaacatctgtaatgcatttttatttgaaaccGTACTGAAATATCATCTAGCTGTCGTgtacaaatctattctgaaaattttgtGTCTCTATTTTAATCTGATCTGAGAAACATTGGTTGAACCGACGGACAAACTGAATAATTATGCCCGTTGAAATAAATATgcttaaaaaacattaaatggaaaatagggGCAAAATGTTTCCCAGTTTACCAAAAACCTCAGCCTATATCTGCCCTTAGTGTTTGgggggggcaccgattgcatggttcgcttagggcaccagttgctggcacctagtctagggccgcccctgaccccagccatcccacagacaagcaggcaagggaagtgtctggccacactggAATCCCATGAGTGAGagaggcctggagcagcctggccttccatggggcCGACACACAGATCTGTGTCTGGAAGCGCTGTTGGTGGGAGTGGGTGTGACCGTGCTGgccttgtcctcctcctcctgcagctgctcctcctcctcctcctcctcctcctcctcctctttggcaGAGAGCTCTGGGTGGGTGACGATGGGCATCTctagccccaagtccaccaccatggtggggaaagggcttcaccaccccccaggatttggtgacactcctggtagtaggggcagtagtggggtcCTGCCACAGAGcgagagctgcactccctggccctgagctccttgaccttgctccTGACTTGGTCCAAGGTCTGGGGGTTGTGGCCTCACAGCCAGAGCCTCGACCATCCAGCAATAAATATTGGTGTTTTGTTGCcgggagcggagatcctgcagcGTCTCCTCTTCATCCCATAGgtcaaggagggacaggatctctgccccggaccaaGACTGCACACACTGTTTGCTGCTCTTGGCTGGGTCCTGGGACCTCTGGTGGTGTTCCCTGTGAGGGCCATGGAGGCCTCCAGGGGAGTGTGGATGGACCATGGGTCCAAATctgggtggcagggagagccaagcTCTCTGGGACATCTTCCTGCCACTAGGCGTGTCCAGGGTGCCttcagctttaagagctggcaggagacaggaactatagagttctgattagtctGGACAgtgtggtcaccagggcacctgtggtttttcctggaggcctctt
Proteins encoded in this region:
- the LOC142831074 gene encoding uncharacterized protein LOC142831074; its protein translation is MEANKILEWWTETQKVQQQQQMQVLQQLLNQLQERQEQMARGAPVTVPGTVAGSGGGEGVGTQLPIRLTKLGPKDDPEAFLVTFERVAAAAKWPPEHWATLLAPYLSGPAQLAYRGMSASDALCYYKVKEAILDQLGVTPETHRRRFREARYDSRERPRAVAQRVKEAGMRWLEPETKTGAQVADLVILEQYVSILPVEGQRWVRRHLPETLDEAVTLMEHYLAAEGPEGKGTAGAPREPRRSETGMGKPTGAQRAAESAGGSLGPLPTRRLAPRWNRPTGEARGDRATEIGPGTPPPEGAPKVVCYQCGQEGHYKRDCTLMDCTFGQRRAGSTDGKAAGAAQAMNLPW